One part of the Anaeromyxobacter sp. Fw109-5 genome encodes these proteins:
- a CDS encoding iron-sulfur cluster assembly accessory protein, with translation MAGIEISEKAAVRIRALSQEKGTPQGGLRLGVKGGGCSGLSYFIDWAPEPAKHDQVIERDGARLFVDPKSAVFLAGTVVDWQQTLMQSGFVFRNPNVKSACGCGESFTI, from the coding sequence ATGGCGGGCATCGAGATCAGCGAGAAGGCGGCGGTGCGCATCCGCGCGCTCTCGCAGGAGAAGGGGACGCCGCAGGGCGGGCTCCGACTCGGCGTGAAGGGGGGCGGCTGCTCGGGCCTCTCGTACTTCATCGACTGGGCGCCGGAGCCGGCGAAGCACGATCAGGTGATCGAGCGCGACGGCGCGCGGCTCTTCGTCGATCCGAAGAGCGCCGTGTTCCTCGCCGGCACCGTGGTGGACTGGCAGCAGACGCTGATGCAGAGCGGCTTCGTGTTCCGAAATCCCAACGTGAAGAGCGCTTGCGGCTGCGGCGAGTCGTTCACCATCTAG
- the hscB gene encoding Fe-S protein assembly co-chaperone HscB, producing the protein MRRPICWSCELELESGTLFCARCRKIQPVARTEDYFSLLGLPRQYALDPVELERRFRELSRVLHPDRFARAEPRERRLSLERATRLNDAYRYLKDWRLRAAYLLKLAGTDVFSEGRTFADPEFLEEQLEWREALALALADGDGEALRRIAAATRGRLEALEAEVRGMFEDDHWFSELPVDIARRLSRARYYDNIVADAERGAAATGH; encoded by the coding sequence ATGCGCCGCCCGATCTGCTGGAGCTGCGAGCTGGAGCTGGAGAGCGGGACGCTCTTCTGCGCCCGCTGTCGCAAGATCCAGCCGGTCGCCCGCACCGAGGACTACTTCTCGCTCCTCGGCCTGCCGCGCCAGTACGCGCTCGACCCCGTCGAGCTCGAGCGCCGCTTCCGCGAGCTGTCGCGGGTGCTGCACCCGGATCGCTTCGCGCGCGCCGAGCCGCGGGAGCGGCGCCTCTCGCTCGAGCGGGCGACCCGGCTCAACGACGCCTACCGCTACCTCAAGGACTGGCGGCTCCGCGCCGCCTACCTGCTGAAGCTCGCCGGGACGGACGTGTTCTCGGAGGGCAGGACGTTCGCCGACCCCGAGTTCCTCGAGGAGCAGCTCGAGTGGCGCGAGGCGCTCGCCCTCGCGCTCGCGGACGGGGACGGGGAGGCGCTGCGCAGGATCGCGGCGGCGACGCGCGGCCGCCTGGAGGCCCTGGAGGCGGAGGTCCGTGGCATGTTCGAGGACGATCACTGGTTCTCCGAGCTGCCGGTGGACATCGCGCGGCGCCTCTCCCGCGCGCGCTACTACGACAACATCGTGGCCGACGCCGAGCGCGGCGCCGCCGCGACCGGACACTGA
- the hscA gene encoding Fe-S protein assembly chaperone HscA, which produces MPRAIGIDLGTTNSLVAHVDERNRPQVLEVEDGRHLLPSAVHYGAADDAEVGAGAKRRAPERPLDTILSVKRFMGRGPADIRPEDRGIYRFDEAGAVVRLVVNGGARAVTPIEVSAEILRVLKRRAADALGGPPGGCVITVPAYFDDAQRQATKDAGRLAGLEVLRLLNEPTAAALAYGLDKRSQGVFAVYDLGGGTFDVSILRLDGGVFEVLSTVGDTHLGGDDFDRLVARELMARGLSPRADEPSPAVLRGAVAAAQKIREELSAHEVVEADVELPEGHRLLARLTRAELEALIQPVVERTTGPCQHALRDANVARVDGVVLVGGATRTPLVRRHVRRLFGQEPLTDLDPDTVVALGAAVQADALDKGGREDVLLLDVIPLSLGVEMMGGVVEKIIMRNSTIPASATQQFTTYADGQTGMVVHVVQGERELAHDCRSLARFTLKGIPPMPAGIARVEITYAVDADGILQVSARELTTGIEQKIQVKPTYGLTEDEVEQMLVESIEHAEEDVTQRFVAEWRVEGDRILASLESAFALDGELLEPPERAAIEERMGGLREAMAGTDYLAVKAWIESLDGASKAFAERRMDKHIRQAMAGHRVEEFAQSIVEHPRATGSKDGDLDDQGE; this is translated from the coding sequence ATGCCCCGCGCGATCGGGATCGATCTCGGCACCACGAACTCCCTCGTCGCGCACGTCGACGAGCGGAACCGCCCGCAGGTGCTCGAGGTCGAGGACGGGCGCCACCTCCTGCCGTCGGCGGTGCACTACGGCGCGGCCGACGACGCCGAGGTGGGCGCCGGGGCGAAGCGCCGCGCGCCGGAGCGGCCGCTCGACACCATCCTCTCGGTGAAGCGCTTCATGGGCCGCGGCCCGGCCGACATCCGCCCGGAGGACCGCGGCATCTACCGCTTCGACGAGGCGGGCGCGGTCGTGAGGCTGGTCGTGAACGGCGGCGCGCGGGCGGTGACGCCGATCGAGGTCTCCGCCGAGATCCTGCGCGTCCTCAAGCGCCGCGCCGCGGACGCGCTCGGCGGTCCGCCGGGCGGCTGCGTGATCACCGTGCCCGCCTACTTCGACGACGCGCAGCGCCAGGCCACGAAGGACGCCGGCCGGCTCGCCGGCCTCGAGGTGCTCCGGCTCCTCAACGAGCCCACCGCCGCCGCGCTCGCCTACGGGCTCGACAAGCGCTCCCAGGGCGTGTTCGCGGTCTACGATCTCGGCGGCGGCACGTTCGATGTCTCCATCCTCCGCCTCGACGGCGGCGTCTTCGAGGTGCTCTCGACGGTCGGGGACACGCACCTCGGCGGCGACGACTTCGATCGCCTGGTGGCGCGGGAGCTCATGGCGCGCGGCCTGTCGCCCCGCGCCGACGAGCCGTCGCCGGCCGTGCTGCGCGGCGCGGTGGCCGCGGCCCAGAAGATCCGCGAGGAGCTGAGCGCGCACGAGGTGGTCGAGGCGGACGTGGAGCTGCCCGAGGGGCACCGCCTCCTAGCGCGGCTCACCCGCGCCGAGCTGGAGGCGCTCATCCAGCCGGTGGTCGAGCGCACCACCGGCCCCTGCCAGCACGCGCTGCGCGACGCCAACGTCGCGAGGGTCGACGGGGTCGTCCTCGTCGGCGGGGCGACCCGGACGCCGCTCGTGCGGCGCCACGTGCGGCGGCTGTTCGGCCAGGAGCCGCTCACCGACCTCGATCCCGACACCGTGGTCGCGCTCGGGGCCGCCGTGCAGGCGGACGCGCTCGACAAGGGCGGCCGCGAGGACGTGCTCCTCCTCGACGTCATCCCGCTCTCGCTGGGCGTGGAGATGATGGGCGGGGTGGTCGAGAAGATCATCATGCGGAACTCGACCATCCCGGCGAGCGCCACGCAGCAGTTCACCACCTACGCGGACGGCCAGACCGGCATGGTGGTGCACGTGGTGCAGGGCGAGCGCGAGCTCGCGCACGACTGCCGCTCCCTCGCCCGGTTCACGCTGAAGGGGATCCCGCCGATGCCGGCGGGCATCGCGCGGGTGGAGATCACCTACGCGGTGGACGCGGACGGGATCCTCCAGGTCTCCGCGCGCGAGCTCACCACCGGCATCGAGCAGAAGATCCAGGTGAAGCCCACGTACGGGCTCACCGAGGACGAGGTCGAGCAGATGCTCGTCGAGAGCATCGAGCACGCCGAGGAGGACGTCACGCAGCGGTTCGTCGCCGAGTGGCGCGTCGAGGGCGACCGCATCCTGGCCTCGCTCGAGTCGGCGTTCGCGCTCGACGGCGAGCTGCTCGAGCCGCCGGAGCGGGCGGCCATCGAGGAGCGCATGGGCGGGCTGCGCGAGGCGATGGCGGGCACCGACTACCTCGCGGTCAAGGCGTGGATCGAGTCGCTCGACGGGGCCTCGAAGGCGTTCGCCGAGCGCCGCATGGACAAGCACATCCGCCAGGCCATGGCGGGTCACCGCGTCGAGGAGTTCGCCCAGAGCATCGTCGAGCACCCGCGCGCGACCGGCTCCAAGGACGGCGATCTCGACGATCAGGGGGAGTAG
- a CDS encoding 2Fe-2S iron-sulfur cluster-binding protein, whose translation MPKVTFLPHGTTVEVRRGSSILDAAEHAGVELPHNCGGVAACTTCHVWIEKGFDSLSEIGDREDDKLNEAAGLTQTSRLGCQARVSDEDVVVRIPGNRIAS comes from the coding sequence ATGCCGAAGGTCACCTTCCTGCCCCACGGCACGACCGTGGAGGTCCGCCGCGGGTCGTCGATCCTCGACGCCGCCGAGCACGCCGGCGTCGAGCTCCCGCACAACTGCGGCGGGGTCGCGGCGTGCACCACCTGCCACGTCTGGATCGAGAAGGGGTTCGACTCGCTCTCCGAGATCGGCGACCGCGAGGACGACAAGCTGAACGAGGCCGCGGGGCTCACCCAGACCTCGCGCCTCGGCTGCCAGGCGCGCGTCTCCGACGAGGACGTGGTGGTGCGGATCCCGGGGAACCGGATCGCTTCCTGA
- the iscX gene encoding Fe-S cluster assembly protein IscX — protein sequence MRWTDVREIAIALAEAHPGVAPLAVRFTDLHRWVRELPGFADDPGKSNEKVLEAIQMAWLDEVED from the coding sequence ATGAGATGGACGGACGTGCGGGAGATCGCGATCGCGCTCGCCGAGGCGCACCCCGGAGTGGCGCCGCTGGCCGTGCGCTTCACCGACCTCCATCGCTGGGTGCGCGAGCTCCCCGGCTTCGCCGACGATCCCGGCAAGTCGAACGAGAAGGTCCTCGAGGCGATCCAGATGGCCTGGCTCGACGAGGTCGAGGATTGA
- a CDS encoding chemotaxis response regulator protein-glutamate methylesterase, which yields MPARVLVVDDSAVVRQALAQILGRAGLAVATANDPLIAMEKMRRERPDAIVLDIEMPRMDGLTFLRKLMAEDPIPVVVCSGLAGPGTEVALRALEEGAVDLVEKPRLGVKDFLEGSAGRLVHVVRAAVLARVRRRPSAPPLVQKLSADAVLPARPAARGAGDRIVVVGASTGGTEALRVLLGAMPPDAPGIAVVQHMPPVFTAQFAARLDRTCRIEVKEAAQGDRLGPGRALVAPGDRHLALRRAGDGYFVDVLDGPPVSLHRPSVNVLFRSAAQAAGGNAAGVILTGMGDDGADGLAELRAAGARTFAQDEASCVVFGMPKEAIARGAVEEVLPLPRIAPALLHWSRGPRPRESITP from the coding sequence ATGCCCGCGCGCGTCCTCGTGGTGGACGACTCCGCCGTGGTGCGGCAGGCGCTCGCGCAGATCCTCGGCCGGGCGGGCCTCGCGGTGGCGACCGCCAACGATCCCCTCATCGCGATGGAGAAGATGCGCCGGGAGCGGCCCGACGCCATCGTGCTCGACATCGAGATGCCGCGGATGGACGGCCTCACCTTCCTCCGCAAGCTGATGGCGGAGGATCCCATCCCGGTCGTCGTCTGCTCGGGGCTCGCGGGCCCGGGGACCGAGGTCGCGCTCCGCGCGCTGGAGGAGGGCGCGGTCGACCTCGTCGAGAAGCCGCGCCTCGGCGTGAAGGACTTCCTCGAGGGCTCCGCCGGGCGGCTCGTGCACGTGGTGCGCGCGGCGGTCCTCGCGCGGGTCCGGCGCCGGCCGTCCGCCCCACCCCTGGTCCAGAAGCTCTCCGCCGACGCGGTGCTGCCGGCGCGTCCGGCGGCGCGCGGCGCGGGCGACCGGATCGTCGTCGTCGGCGCGTCCACGGGCGGGACGGAGGCGCTTCGCGTGCTGCTCGGGGCGATGCCGCCGGACGCCCCCGGCATCGCCGTCGTCCAGCACATGCCCCCGGTGTTCACCGCGCAGTTCGCGGCGCGCCTCGACAGGACCTGCCGGATCGAGGTGAAGGAGGCCGCGCAGGGAGACCGGCTCGGCCCGGGCCGCGCGCTCGTGGCGCCGGGCGACCGCCACCTCGCGCTGCGCCGGGCGGGCGACGGCTACTTCGTGGACGTCCTCGACGGGCCGCCGGTGTCGCTGCACCGGCCGAGCGTGAACGTCCTCTTCCGCTCGGCGGCGCAGGCCGCGGGCGGGAACGCGGCCGGCGTGATCCTCACGGGCATGGGAGACGACGGCGCGGATGGGCTCGCCGAGCTGCGGGCGGCGGGCGCGCGCACCTTCGCCCAGGACGAGGCGAGCTGCGTCGTGTTCGGGATGCCGAAGGAGGCGATCGCGCGCGGCGCGGTCGAGGAGGTCCTCCCGCTGCCGCGCATCGCCCCGGCGCTGCTTCATTGGTCCCGGGGGCCGCGCCCCCGGGAGTCGATCACGCCCTGA
- a CDS encoding protein-glutamate O-methyltransferase CheR — translation MPAPAERRRPDRAGATPPAVTAHAVTALSDDEFELFQSLIHREAGIWLAPVKKALLVGRLARRLRELGMASYRAYHERVREDPAEKVRMLDAICTNETHFFREPRHFELLAGRLLPALREQAEAGDRPRRLRVWSAACSSGEEPYSIAMALLDALPQGWDLQILATDLSTRILDRARAAVWPVEKAREIPEPYLKAFMLRGVGSQEGLMKAGPELRALVRFERLNLNGDGWPDERFDLVFCRNVLIYFERRAKERVVERLLDRLAPGGHLFLGHAESLGGLTARARSVVPTVYTPFAPARDA, via the coding sequence GTGCCGGCGCCCGCGGAGCGGCGGCGGCCGGACCGCGCCGGGGCCACCCCCCCGGCGGTGACCGCGCACGCCGTCACCGCGCTGAGCGACGACGAGTTCGAGCTGTTCCAGTCGCTCATCCACCGCGAGGCGGGCATCTGGCTCGCGCCGGTGAAGAAGGCGCTGCTCGTCGGGCGGCTCGCGCGCCGGCTCCGCGAGCTCGGGATGGCGAGCTACCGCGCGTACCACGAGCGCGTCCGGGAGGATCCGGCCGAGAAGGTGCGGATGCTCGACGCGATCTGCACGAACGAGACGCACTTCTTCCGCGAGCCGCGCCACTTCGAGCTCCTCGCGGGGCGGTTGCTCCCCGCGCTGCGGGAGCAGGCGGAGGCGGGCGACCGGCCGCGGCGGCTCCGGGTGTGGAGCGCGGCGTGCTCGAGCGGCGAGGAGCCCTACTCCATCGCCATGGCCCTCCTCGACGCGCTCCCGCAGGGCTGGGACCTCCAGATCCTCGCCACCGACCTCTCCACCCGGATCCTCGATCGCGCCCGCGCCGCGGTCTGGCCGGTCGAGAAGGCGCGGGAGATCCCCGAGCCGTACCTGAAGGCCTTCATGCTCCGGGGCGTCGGCAGCCAGGAGGGGCTCATGAAGGCGGGCCCCGAGCTGCGGGCGCTGGTGCGGTTCGAGCGGCTCAACCTGAACGGCGACGGCTGGCCGGACGAGCGGTTCGACCTCGTCTTCTGCCGCAACGTGCTCATCTACTTCGAGCGCCGCGCCAAGGAGCGCGTCGTGGAGCGGCTCCTCGACCGGCTCGCGCCCGGCGGGCACCTGTTCCTCGGCCACGCGGAGAGCCTCGGCGGGCTGACCGCGCGGGCCCGCTCGGTCGTGCCCACCGTCTACACGCCCTTCGCCCCGGCGCGGGACGCCTGA
- a CDS encoding chemotaxis protein CheW codes for MQATDAVERAQYLSFSLGGGEYGVGILKVKEILQYETVTRVPSTPRSVRGVINLRGQVVPVIDLAAKFGLAETEVSRLTCILIVEARLDGQPAVVGVMADAVQEVIELGPGDVEPAPAFGTAVRVDFLLGVGKVGKRFVLLLDLDRVISADEKEFAREAAAGALDGAPAPGDATPDAPADPAEAA; via the coding sequence ATGCAGGCGACGGACGCGGTCGAGCGCGCGCAGTACCTCTCCTTCTCCCTGGGGGGAGGCGAGTACGGCGTCGGCATCCTCAAGGTGAAGGAGATCCTCCAGTACGAGACGGTGACCCGGGTGCCGTCCACGCCGCGGTCGGTGCGCGGGGTCATCAACCTGCGCGGCCAGGTGGTCCCGGTGATCGACCTGGCCGCGAAGTTCGGGCTGGCCGAGACCGAGGTCTCGCGCCTCACGTGCATCCTCATCGTGGAGGCGCGCCTCGACGGTCAACCCGCGGTCGTCGGGGTCATGGCCGACGCCGTGCAGGAGGTGATCGAGCTCGGCCCCGGAGACGTCGAGCCGGCCCCCGCCTTCGGCACCGCCGTCCGCGTCGACTTCCTCCTCGGGGTCGGGAAGGTCGGCAAGCGCTTCGTGCTCCTGCTCGATCTCGATCGCGTCATCTCGGCGGACGAGAAGGAGTTCGCGCGGGAGGCCGCGGCGGGAGCGCTCGACGGCGCCCCCGCGCCGGGGGACGCGACCCCGGACGCGCCCGCCGACCCGGCGGAGGCGGCGTAG
- a CDS encoding chemotaxis protein CheA encodes MDELGIDRELLVQTFLAEAEETFGRMEQALVALEARPGDEEILHALFRDAHTLKGGAALVGFDGVRDLAHDLEDVLERLRVRSLGVTDALVTLLLRSVDVLRQAVGAAAAGAEGESPAALAFRRRLADAAQAAGAPSGAGPDAPLPARGGGGGAPERAAAPGHGSGARTLRVDVAKLDRMLDLAGEIAVARGRLTDLLEQRGGDGAEHLLEAHREADRLYQDLQELIMQARMVPIGPTFHPHARTVRDAASALGKRARLVVEGEDVEVDTAVIEHIRDPLTHMVRNALHHGIESPEARRARGKPPVGTVVLRAFHEAGSMVIQVADDGGGLDRARIAARAVAQGLALEADRVTDEEAARLVFEHGFSTADRVTELSGRGVGMDVVRRNVEALRGSVAIHSAPGVGTEITLRVPLTLAIIQGFKVGVADETFILPLDAVVECLELPAEQSAAGAPCGILNVRGAPLPYLRLRDHFGLGGAPPARQNVVVVRHGAHTAGVAVDALHGESSTVIKPLGRMFGGVVGISGSSILGNGNVALILDVGGLLRETLRRAAQAQAA; translated from the coding sequence ATGGACGAACTCGGCATCGACCGCGAGCTCCTCGTGCAGACCTTCCTGGCGGAGGCGGAGGAGACCTTCGGGCGAATGGAGCAGGCGCTCGTCGCCCTCGAGGCTCGCCCGGGCGACGAGGAGATCCTCCACGCGCTGTTCCGCGACGCGCACACCTTGAAGGGCGGCGCGGCGCTGGTCGGCTTCGACGGCGTACGGGACCTCGCGCACGACCTCGAGGACGTGCTCGAGCGGCTCCGCGTGCGCAGCCTCGGCGTCACCGACGCGCTCGTGACGCTCCTCCTGCGGTCGGTGGACGTGCTCCGCCAGGCGGTCGGCGCGGCGGCGGCGGGGGCCGAGGGAGAGTCCCCGGCGGCGCTCGCCTTCCGGCGCCGGCTCGCCGACGCGGCGCAGGCGGCCGGAGCGCCCTCGGGCGCCGGCCCCGACGCGCCCCTCCCGGCTCGCGGCGGCGGAGGCGGCGCGCCCGAGCGCGCGGCGGCCCCCGGCCACGGGAGCGGCGCGCGCACGCTGCGCGTGGACGTGGCGAAGCTCGACCGGATGCTCGATCTCGCCGGCGAGATCGCGGTGGCGCGCGGGCGGCTCACCGACCTGCTCGAGCAGCGCGGCGGCGACGGCGCGGAGCACCTCCTCGAGGCGCACCGCGAGGCGGACCGGCTCTACCAGGACCTGCAGGAGCTCATCATGCAGGCCCGCATGGTGCCCATCGGACCGACGTTCCATCCGCACGCGCGCACCGTCCGCGACGCCGCCAGCGCGCTCGGCAAGCGCGCGCGCCTCGTGGTCGAGGGCGAGGACGTGGAGGTGGACACCGCGGTGATCGAGCACATCCGCGATCCGCTGACGCACATGGTCCGCAACGCGCTGCACCACGGCATCGAGTCGCCCGAGGCGCGTCGCGCCCGGGGCAAGCCGCCGGTGGGCACGGTCGTGCTGCGCGCCTTCCACGAGGCCGGGAGCATGGTCATCCAGGTCGCCGACGACGGCGGCGGCCTCGACCGGGCGCGCATCGCGGCGCGGGCCGTCGCGCAGGGGCTCGCGCTGGAGGCCGACCGCGTCACGGACGAGGAGGCCGCGCGGCTCGTGTTCGAGCATGGGTTCTCCACCGCCGACCGCGTCACGGAGCTCTCCGGCCGCGGCGTCGGGATGGACGTCGTGCGCCGCAACGTCGAGGCGCTGCGCGGGTCCGTCGCCATCCACAGCGCGCCCGGGGTGGGCACCGAGATCACCCTCCGCGTGCCGCTGACGCTGGCCATCATCCAGGGCTTCAAGGTGGGCGTCGCGGACGAGACCTTCATCCTGCCGCTCGACGCCGTGGTGGAGTGCCTGGAGCTTCCGGCCGAGCAGAGCGCCGCGGGCGCGCCCTGCGGGATCCTGAACGTGCGCGGCGCCCCGCTCCCCTACCTGCGCCTGCGCGACCACTTCGGCCTCGGCGGCGCGCCCCCGGCGCGCCAGAACGTGGTGGTGGTGCGGCACGGCGCGCACACGGCGGGCGTGGCGGTGGACGCGCTGCACGGCGAGAGCTCCACCGTGATCAAGCCGCTCGGCCGGATGTTCGGCGGGGTCGTGGGGATCTCGGGATCCTCCATCCTCGGCAACGGCAACGTGGCGCTCATCCTCGACGTGGGAGGGCTGCTGCGCGAGACGCTCCGGCGGGCAGCCCAGGCTCAGGCGGCGTAG
- a CDS encoding chemotaxis protein CheD, whose translation MSSPERLTLPSERSGGGPPDAAGRAQVYLHAGQLATAAAPTAITTVLGSCVAVCLHDPTTGVGGMNHFLLPNPVGRERSPRFGKVAVPQLVDAVVREGAARGALVAKVFGGASVIGAFRGSRNLGEENAALALRLLEEARIPVLDHDVGGARGRKVVFIVDQGTAWVRQL comes from the coding sequence GTGAGCTCGCCCGAACGCCTCACCCTGCCCTCCGAGCGTTCCGGCGGCGGCCCTCCGGACGCCGCCGGCCGCGCGCAGGTCTACCTGCACGCCGGCCAGCTCGCGACCGCCGCCGCGCCCACGGCCATCACCACGGTGCTCGGCTCCTGCGTGGCGGTGTGCCTGCACGACCCGACCACCGGCGTGGGCGGGATGAACCACTTCCTCCTGCCGAACCCCGTCGGCCGCGAGCGGTCGCCCCGCTTCGGGAAGGTCGCCGTGCCTCAGCTCGTGGACGCGGTCGTCCGCGAGGGCGCCGCCCGCGGCGCCCTCGTCGCCAAGGTGTTCGGGGGCGCGAGCGTCATCGGCGCGTTCCGCGGCTCGCGCAACCTGGGCGAGGAGAACGCGGCGCTCGCGCTCCGGCTCCTCGAGGAGGCGCGCATCCCGGTGCTCGACCACGACGTCGGCGGCGCGCGCGGGCGAAAGGTCGTCTTCATCGTGGACCAGGGCACCGCCTGGGTCCGCCAGCTGTGA
- a CDS encoding GAF domain-containing protein codes for MSDRPRSDRPTPPPSGTGQDLQKMSERLREVISSLRSEQQRLAGEARPSVPPATATADSGDLERRRLASELALAREAIAHASAERDRLRVRVDELEAEHGRLSDEYVAAQERATELAQLFVALERLHGGRSRADVVTAVQEIVINVVGSEELALFERRDGGLELLKAFGVDPGPIHTIGLGEGVIGRTAATGAAWIAGRDPAPESPDADLTACIPLRAGDDVVGALAIWRLLGHKPVLDEQDHAVFELLSAHAGLALHLRASQAGAPIA; via the coding sequence ATGTCGGACCGCCCCCGCAGCGACCGGCCCACGCCGCCGCCCTCCGGCACCGGCCAGGACCTCCAGAAGATGAGCGAGCGCCTGCGCGAGGTGATCTCCTCGCTCCGCTCCGAGCAGCAGCGGCTCGCCGGCGAGGCGCGCCCGTCCGTCCCGCCGGCCACCGCCACGGCGGACTCCGGAGACCTGGAGCGCCGGCGGCTCGCGAGCGAGCTCGCGCTCGCGCGCGAGGCGATCGCCCACGCGAGCGCCGAGCGGGACCGGCTGCGCGTGCGCGTCGACGAGCTCGAGGCCGAGCACGGCAGGCTCTCCGACGAGTACGTCGCGGCGCAGGAGCGGGCGACCGAGCTCGCCCAGCTCTTCGTGGCCCTCGAGCGGCTGCACGGGGGCCGCTCGCGCGCGGACGTCGTCACCGCGGTTCAGGAGATCGTCATCAACGTGGTCGGCTCCGAGGAGCTCGCGCTCTTCGAGCGCCGCGACGGGGGGCTCGAGCTGCTCAAGGCCTTCGGCGTGGACCCGGGCCCGATCCACACGATCGGGCTGGGCGAGGGGGTCATCGGCCGGACCGCCGCGACCGGGGCCGCCTGGATCGCCGGGCGCGATCCCGCCCCCGAGTCGCCGGATGCCGATCTCACCGCGTGCATCCCGCTGCGCGCGGGCGACGACGTCGTGGGCGCGCTCGCGATCTGGCGGCTCCTCGGGCACAAGCCGGTGCTCGACGAGCAGGACCACGCCGTGTTCGAGCTCCTCTCGGCCCACGCCGGGCTCGCGCTCCACCTCAGAGCCTCGCAGGCCGGCGCGCCCATCGCGTGA
- a CDS encoding PleD family two-component system response regulator, whose protein sequence is MDRKKILLVDDSSTVLLMERMILSKYAYDVVTAKDGAEGVEKAIAERPDLILMDVVMPRMDGFEACRRIREQEDTREIPVIMVTTRGELASVESGYASGCNDYVTKPINGLELLAKVRSCLGQ, encoded by the coding sequence ATGGACCGGAAGAAGATCCTGCTCGTCGACGACTCGTCCACCGTTCTCCTGATGGAGCGAATGATCCTCTCGAAGTACGCGTACGACGTCGTGACGGCGAAGGACGGCGCCGAGGGCGTCGAGAAGGCCATCGCCGAGCGGCCCGACCTGATCCTCATGGACGTGGTGATGCCTCGGATGGACGGCTTCGAGGCCTGCCGCCGCATCCGCGAGCAGGAGGACACCCGCGAGATCCCCGTCATCATGGTGACGACTCGCGGCGAGCTCGCGAGCGTCGAGTCGGGCTACGCGAGCGGCTGCAACGACTACGTGACCAAGCCCATCAACGGACTCGAGCTGCTCGCCAAGGTGCGCAGCTGCCTCGGGCAGTAG
- a CDS encoding lamin tail domain-containing protein, with protein MRRAAIVLLAVACGLPEPAPLARVESVAPEGPGIPPELAAAELRFTAPVEADGITDGARLVLVPAAALREALDAVESEAGALDLPARVPATAALAEGGRRVLLRPAAPLRPLSPYVVVLSSRVAAAGGGPVLDAEGRRRPTVAAFETAAAAGPPPRPVITEVRADAATPEAGGEYVEIANLGEGRLDLGGWRLAKRTATGALTSCAVSAAPADAVPPGAVALVVGGAYDGRYALPAGTPRVACGGTALLGGIANDRPPEILLLDPLGEVASTFGAGGVAPVCPAAAERIDRDGPDAADNLACAPGEGTPGE; from the coding sequence ATGAGACGCGCGGCGATCGTGCTGCTCGCCGTCGCGTGCGGACTGCCGGAGCCCGCGCCGCTCGCGCGCGTGGAGAGCGTGGCTCCGGAGGGCCCGGGGATCCCGCCGGAGCTCGCCGCCGCCGAGCTCCGGTTCACGGCTCCGGTCGAGGCGGACGGGATCACCGACGGCGCGCGGCTCGTGCTCGTCCCGGCGGCGGCGCTGCGCGAGGCGCTCGACGCGGTCGAGTCCGAGGCCGGCGCGCTCGACCTGCCGGCGCGGGTGCCGGCCACGGCGGCGCTCGCCGAGGGCGGCCGCCGCGTGCTGCTGCGGCCCGCGGCGCCGCTGCGCCCGCTCTCGCCCTACGTGGTGGTGCTCTCCTCGCGCGTCGCCGCCGCCGGCGGAGGTCCCGTGCTCGACGCCGAGGGGCGCCGCCGTCCGACCGTCGCGGCGTTCGAGACGGCGGCGGCTGCGGGGCCACCGCCGCGCCCCGTCATCACGGAGGTGCGAGCGGACGCGGCGACGCCGGAGGCGGGCGGCGAGTACGTCGAGATCGCCAACCTGGGGGAAGGCCGGCTCGATCTCGGCGGCTGGCGGCTGGCGAAGCGCACGGCGACGGGGGCGCTCACCTCCTGCGCCGTGAGCGCCGCACCGGCGGACGCCGTCCCGCCCGGAGCCGTGGCGCTCGTGGTGGGCGGCGCGTACGACGGCCGCTACGCCTTGCCGGCCGGGACGCCGCGGGTCGCCTGCGGCGGGACCGCGCTCCTCGGCGGGATCGCGAACGACCGGCCGCCGGAGATCCTCCTCCTCGATCCGCTGGGCGAGGTCGCCTCGACGTTCGGCGCGGGAGGCGTGGCGCCGGTCTGCCCCGCGGCGGCGGAGCGGATCGACCGGGACGGGCCGGACGCGGCGGACAACCTCGCCTGCGCGCCGGGAGAGGGGACCCCGGGCGAGTGA